One part of the bacterium genome encodes these proteins:
- the moaC gene encoding cyclic pyranopterin monophosphate synthase MoaC, with the protein MEGLSHLDPDGRPAMVDVGGKPVTARRALAEGRVRLPAAVAALLRDGELDSPKGPVLHTAILAGTMAAKRTAELIPLCHPLPLERVRLSIQVEAGDEGCAVALLRCEAALHGRTGVEMEALTGVAVAALTIVDMCKALSHELVIDGIRLLEKEGGRRTVRDGRLVPA; encoded by the coding sequence ATGGAAGGATTGAGCCACCTGGATCCGGACGGACGCCCCGCCATGGTGGACGTGGGCGGCAAGCCCGTCACGGCGCGCCGCGCCCTGGCGGAGGGGCGGGTCCGGCTGCCCGCTGCCGTGGCCGCCCTGCTTCGCGACGGCGAGCTGGACAGCCCCAAGGGGCCCGTCCTCCACACCGCCATCCTGGCCGGGACGATGGCCGCCAAGCGCACGGCCGAGCTGATCCCCCTCTGCCACCCGCTGCCGCTGGAGCGCGTGCGGCTCAGCATCCAGGTGGAGGCGGGCGACGAAGGGTGCGCCGTCGCCCTACTGCGCTGCGAGGCCGCCCTCCACGGCCGCACCGGGGTGGAGATGGAGGCCCTCACCGGCGTGGCGGTGGCGGCCCTCACCATCGTCGACATGTGCAAGGCGCTCAGCCACGAGCTGGTCATCGACGGCATCCGCCTGCTGGAGAAGGAGGGTGGCCGCCGCACGGTGCGTGACGGTCGCCTGGTGCCGGCATGA
- the moaA gene encoding GTP 3',8-cyclase MoaA: protein MLLDPAGRRIRKLRVSLTDACQFRCFYCLPATPRFLPHQRLLPAAELIELVGRLAELGIDELRLTGGEPTLRPELLEIVRGLARLPIAKLGMTTNAQRLEPLLPALRGAGLHGVNISLDSLRPETFARITGGRQPAQVLAAARAARDQGLQVKLNVVLFRGLNDGEVPDFLRLAEAEGVTVRFLELMRIGVASQRQPALFIPADEVIATLRAAGERLTPLPGPPDATSFDYATAGGGRIGFIASESRPFCAGCSRLRLSATGFLRACLMSGDGLDLRGLPPAELLAALARVLAMRPLDRIAQVDEVMARIGG, encoded by the coding sequence ATGCTGCTGGATCCAGCCGGCCGGCGCATCCGCAAGCTGCGCGTCTCCCTGACGGACGCCTGCCAGTTCCGCTGTTTCTACTGCCTGCCCGCGACTCCCCGCTTCCTGCCGCACCAGCGCCTGCTGCCCGCGGCAGAGCTGATCGAGCTGGTCGGGCGCCTGGCGGAGCTGGGCATCGACGAGCTGCGCCTCACCGGCGGCGAGCCCACCCTGCGCCCCGAGCTGCTGGAGATCGTGCGCGGCCTGGCGCGCCTGCCCATCGCCAAGCTGGGCATGACGACCAACGCCCAGCGTCTGGAACCGCTCCTGCCCGCCCTGCGCGGGGCGGGGCTGCACGGCGTCAACATCAGTCTGGACAGCCTGCGGCCGGAGACCTTCGCCCGCATCACCGGTGGCCGCCAACCCGCGCAGGTGCTGGCCGCCGCCCGAGCCGCGCGCGACCAGGGCCTGCAGGTCAAGCTCAACGTGGTCCTCTTCCGCGGGCTCAACGACGGCGAGGTGCCGGACTTCCTGCGCCTGGCCGAAGCAGAGGGCGTGACCGTGCGCTTCCTGGAGCTGATGCGCATCGGGGTCGCGTCCCAGCGGCAGCCTGCCTTGTTCATCCCGGCGGACGAAGTGATCGCCACGCTGCGGGCGGCGGGGGAGCGGCTCACGCCCCTGCCCGGGCCGCCCGACGCCACCTCCTTCGACTACGCCACGGCGGGCGGCGGCCGCATCGGCTTCATCGCCAGCGAGTCGCGCCCCTTCTGCGCCGGCTGTTCGCGCCTGCGGCTGTCGGCCACCGGCTTCCTGCGCGCATGCCTGATGAGCGGCGATGGCCTCGACCTGCGCGGCTTGCCTCCCGCGGAGCTGCTCGCGGCGCTGGCGCGGGTGCTGGCCATGAGGCCGCTGGACCGCATCGCGCAGGTGGACGAGGTGATGGCCAGGATTGGAGGGTGA
- the mobB gene encoding molybdopterin-guanine dinucleotide biosynthesis protein B has product MSGGRHGEGRRGEGRGPLFHPFELAVCGHSGSGKTTLLERLVRRLAPTRRVGYVKRDVHGFQMDHEGKDTWRLREAGACALQIQSGEAWAGGLTGGAAPALSRQLFAACDLVLLEGYRREPRLDKLVFLEGCEPTEQPLRVAGLLTKESGRVDQALPAAWAAALPAGEAPPLFHRDDVAGIADWLLERFTARLAARPLRGLVLAGGHSRRMGRDKALLEYDGVPQVERAARLLESCCQTVHISARAGQGREMLGRPLIEDRFVEMGPVGGILSALEADPEAAWLVLGCDLPFVTPELLDALLAGRDPWRVATAFRDPASGLPEPLCAVWEPRSRALLLGNLAAETRCPRRALDHKGALLLDLPDPRALENVNRPEELEAARLRWREDR; this is encoded by the coding sequence ATGAGCGGGGGACGTCACGGCGAGGGCCGGCGTGGCGAAGGCCGCGGCCCCCTCTTCCACCCCTTCGAGCTGGCCGTCTGCGGCCACTCGGGCAGCGGCAAGACCACCCTGCTGGAGCGGCTCGTACGCCGCTTGGCCCCCACCCGCCGCGTGGGCTATGTCAAGCGCGACGTCCACGGTTTCCAGATGGACCACGAGGGCAAGGACACCTGGCGCCTGCGCGAGGCGGGGGCCTGCGCCCTGCAGATCCAGTCCGGCGAGGCCTGGGCGGGCGGCCTGACGGGAGGCGCCGCGCCCGCCCTCTCCCGCCAGCTCTTCGCCGCCTGCGATCTGGTGCTGCTGGAAGGCTATCGGCGGGAGCCGCGCCTGGACAAACTTGTCTTCCTCGAGGGCTGCGAACCCACCGAGCAGCCGCTCCGCGTGGCGGGGCTGCTCACCAAGGAGTCCGGTCGGGTGGACCAAGCTCTTCCCGCCGCCTGGGCCGCCGCCCTGCCCGCGGGGGAGGCGCCCCCCCTCTTCCATCGTGACGACGTGGCGGGCATCGCCGATTGGCTGCTGGAGCGCTTCACGGCCCGGCTGGCGGCCCGCCCCCTGCGCGGCCTGGTCCTGGCGGGCGGCCACAGCAGGCGCATGGGCCGCGACAAGGCCCTGCTCGAGTACGACGGCGTGCCGCAGGTGGAGCGCGCCGCCCGCCTGCTGGAGTCCTGCTGCCAGACCGTGCACATCTCAGCCCGGGCCGGCCAGGGGCGCGAGATGCTGGGCCGCCCCCTCATCGAAGACCGCTTCGTGGAGATGGGTCCGGTCGGCGGCATCCTTTCCGCCCTCGAGGCGGACCCGGAGGCGGCCTGGCTGGTTCTGGGCTGCGACCTGCCTTTCGTCACGCCGGAGCTCCTGGACGCCCTGTTGGCCGGGCGCGACCCCTGGCGCGTGGCGACGGCTTTCCGCGATCCCGCCAGCGGGCTGCCCGAGCCGCTCTGCGCCGTGTGGGAGCCCCGTTCGCGCGCGCTCCTGCTGGGCAACCTGGCGGCGGAGACACGCTGCCCGCGTCGCGCCCTGGACCACAAGGGCGCCCTCCTCCTCGACCTGCCCGATCCGCGGGCGCT